A single Curtobacterium sp. MCJR17_020 DNA region contains:
- a CDS encoding carbohydrate ABC transporter permease — translation MSATRSVTVPAGTTRKHRPLDAPPLPGRLLTGFVLLVICLVVLLPFLGIVSTSVAPSSQVNGAGGFVMWPTGLDFSAYESIFAGGVVTRALLVSVGITTVGTLISLFVTAMLAYALSRPGSYGHGVVLSLVLVSLLFAPGLIPNYLVVKQFGLLDSYWALILPTALSAFNVIVMRSFFMAIPRELIESARIDGAGDFGVFLRIVLPLSKAVLAVIGLFYAVGYWNAFFNALLYINDTAKWPLQLVLRTYVINNAQLGGADLGTSSDALPPQASIQMAILVVSIVPILILYPFLQRHFAKGVLTGAVKG, via the coding sequence ATGAGCGCCACCCGGAGCGTGACCGTGCCCGCGGGGACCACCCGGAAGCACCGCCCGCTGGACGCCCCGCCGCTGCCCGGACGGCTGCTGACCGGGTTCGTCCTGCTCGTGATCTGCTTGGTCGTCCTGCTGCCGTTCCTCGGCATCGTCTCGACGAGCGTCGCGCCGTCCAGCCAGGTCAACGGTGCCGGGGGCTTCGTGATGTGGCCGACCGGGCTCGACTTCAGTGCCTACGAGAGCATCTTCGCCGGCGGCGTCGTCACCCGGGCACTGCTCGTCAGCGTCGGCATCACCACGGTCGGCACCCTGATCAGCTTGTTCGTCACCGCGATGCTCGCGTACGCGCTGAGCCGGCCGGGATCCTACGGACACGGTGTGGTCCTGAGCCTCGTGCTCGTCAGCCTGTTGTTCGCGCCGGGGCTCATCCCGAACTACCTCGTGGTGAAGCAGTTCGGCCTGCTCGACTCCTACTGGGCGCTCATCCTGCCGACGGCGCTGAGCGCGTTCAACGTGATCGTGATGCGCTCGTTCTTCATGGCGATCCCGCGCGAGCTCATCGAGAGCGCCCGCATCGACGGCGCCGGTGACTTCGGCGTCTTCCTGCGGATCGTGCTCCCGCTGTCGAAGGCGGTGCTCGCCGTCATCGGGCTGTTCTACGCGGTCGGCTACTGGAACGCCTTCTTCAACGCCCTGCTGTACATCAACGACACCGCGAAGTGGCCCCTGCAGCTGGTGCTCCGCACCTACGTGATCAACAACGCGCAGCTCGGCGGCGCCGACCTCGGCACGAGCTCCGACGCGCTGCCCCCGCAGGCGTCGATCCAGATGGCGATCCTCGTCGTCTCGATCGTCCCCATCCTCATCCTCTACCCGTTCCTGCAGCGGCACTTCGCCAAGGGTGTCCTGACCGGCGCCGTGAAGGGCTGA
- a CDS encoding extracellular solute-binding protein — MTTNAPRGISRRGLIAGGLGIAATGLLAGCDTVTRSTDVKAINRAVTLPDYVPWAGGPDPVLPKTSALMPSAFRRIPADLVPTDRVPGDGSTLHGSVPTNSPVPPSKGSNPYWQGLDERMGVDLDLTITPNADWGNKFATQVAGDTLGDVFTVFGTFSYLPQFLEAKAANLTEILSGSGVRDYPYLANLPTASWRGTVFSGGIYGVPVPRGPLTTGVLHRRQDLFEQLGVDPSFRDLGEFEALCREVSDPQRNRWALGSVPTNILASMFGVPNQWDEQDGRLTHMYEVDAYQDMLEASRKLLADGLVHPDSVTAYNGKVWFVQGSALMLQDSYSAIPGLLQQAEPGSGFRMTMAPFVGPGGAKPKPWLGDPNNAITALAAGSEDRIRMLLGVLNWCASPFGTEAWMYRKFGIEGRDFDFRDGAPVLTKTGNSETALGEFPLQYFTECPLPLFYSGAPEMTDVVYESLSSWLDDGITNPTYGLYSPTNSTKGPAIGTSATSAINDVLLGRAPVSGWKGVVRDWRRRGGDAMRREFEQALEARAGA, encoded by the coding sequence ATGACGACCAACGCACCACGGGGCATCAGCCGCCGCGGCCTGATCGCTGGCGGTCTCGGGATCGCGGCCACGGGCCTCCTGGCCGGTTGTGACACCGTCACCCGTTCCACCGACGTGAAGGCGATCAACCGGGCCGTCACGCTGCCGGACTACGTGCCGTGGGCCGGCGGGCCGGACCCGGTGCTGCCGAAGACCAGCGCGCTCATGCCGTCCGCGTTCCGACGGATCCCGGCGGACCTGGTGCCGACCGACCGCGTGCCCGGCGACGGGTCGACGCTGCACGGCAGCGTCCCGACGAACTCGCCCGTCCCGCCGTCGAAGGGCAGCAACCCGTACTGGCAGGGCCTCGACGAGCGGATGGGCGTCGACCTCGACCTGACCATCACGCCGAACGCCGACTGGGGCAACAAGTTCGCCACGCAAGTCGCTGGCGACACCCTCGGCGACGTGTTCACGGTGTTCGGCACGTTCTCGTACCTGCCGCAGTTCCTCGAAGCCAAGGCGGCGAACCTCACCGAGATCCTCTCCGGCAGCGGCGTCCGGGACTACCCGTACCTCGCCAACCTGCCCACAGCGTCCTGGCGCGGGACCGTGTTCTCGGGCGGCATCTACGGCGTGCCCGTCCCCCGCGGGCCGCTCACCACCGGCGTGCTGCACCGACGGCAGGACCTCTTCGAGCAGCTCGGCGTCGACCCGTCGTTCCGCGACCTCGGCGAGTTCGAGGCGCTCTGCCGCGAGGTCTCCGACCCGCAGCGCAACCGCTGGGCCCTGGGCTCTGTGCCGACCAACATCCTGGCGTCGATGTTCGGTGTGCCCAACCAGTGGGATGAACAGGATGGCCGCCTGACCCACATGTACGAGGTCGACGCGTACCAGGACATGCTCGAGGCATCGAGGAAGCTCTTGGCCGACGGCCTCGTCCACCCCGACAGCGTCACCGCCTACAACGGCAAGGTGTGGTTCGTGCAGGGCTCGGCGCTGATGCTCCAGGACAGCTACAGCGCGATCCCCGGGCTGCTGCAGCAGGCCGAGCCGGGCAGCGGGTTCCGCATGACCATGGCCCCGTTCGTCGGACCGGGCGGCGCGAAGCCGAAGCCGTGGCTCGGGGACCCGAACAACGCGATCACCGCGCTCGCGGCCGGATCGGAGGACCGCATCCGCATGTTGCTGGGGGTACTGAACTGGTGTGCGTCGCCGTTCGGGACCGAGGCCTGGATGTACCGGAAGTTCGGCATCGAGGGACGGGACTTCGACTTCCGCGACGGCGCCCCGGTCCTCACGAAGACGGGCAACAGCGAGACCGCACTCGGCGAGTTCCCGTTGCAGTACTTCACGGAGTGCCCGCTGCCGCTCTTCTACTCGGGTGCCCCGGAGATGACGGACGTCGTCTACGAGTCGCTGTCCTCGTGGTTGGACGACGGGATCACGAACCCCACGTACGGGTTGTACTCGCCGACGAACTCCACCAAGGGCCCGGCCATCGGGACCTCCGCCACGAGCGCGATCAACGACGTGCTGCTGGGCCGAGCGCCGGTGTCGGGGTGGAAGGGCGTCGTGCGCGACTGGCGTCGCCGGGGCGGCGACGCGATGCGGCGTGAGTTCGAGCAAGCCCTGGAGGCACGCGCCGGCGCGTGA
- a CDS encoding LacI family DNA-binding transcriptional regulator, with the protein MRATVRDVATLAGVSPKTVSNVINGGVVVRPETRERVERAVAELDYVPNLSARGLRNGRSGAIALTLPEMGSAYSAELAQWFVELARERGWVVQLDQTGNDPARERELVSRARAHLVDGLVLNPVSLSASVLASTEGLPPTVVIGEVEPEHVDQVHVDSRAAAEQVTAYLVSRGHRRIAVVGAARSSEPTATSELRERGYLAALATAGIEPDPALRVPLPSWTTSSAATAFATWLDEHPLPDAVFAFTDSIAFGVLHVLAARGVRVPEDVSVIGFDDIDGAAYAIPALSTVSFDRRAFATAALDLLTRRIEDRSLPPETVVVPHRIVERASVADR; encoded by the coding sequence ATGCGCGCAACCGTGCGGGACGTGGCCACCCTCGCCGGGGTGTCGCCGAAGACCGTCTCCAACGTCATCAACGGCGGCGTGGTGGTGCGCCCGGAGACCCGCGAGCGCGTCGAGCGGGCCGTCGCCGAACTCGACTACGTGCCGAACCTGTCCGCCCGCGGGCTGCGGAACGGCCGCTCCGGTGCGATCGCCCTGACCCTGCCCGAGATGGGCAGCGCCTACTCGGCCGAACTCGCGCAGTGGTTCGTCGAACTCGCCCGCGAGCGCGGGTGGGTCGTCCAGCTCGACCAGACCGGCAACGACCCGGCCCGCGAGCGCGAGCTCGTCTCACGAGCCCGCGCCCACCTCGTCGACGGCCTCGTGCTCAACCCGGTGTCGCTCAGCGCGAGCGTCCTGGCCTCGACCGAGGGGCTGCCGCCGACCGTCGTGATCGGTGAGGTCGAACCCGAGCACGTCGACCAGGTGCACGTCGACAGCCGGGCCGCCGCCGAGCAGGTCACCGCCTACCTGGTGTCCCGGGGCCACCGCCGGATCGCGGTCGTCGGTGCCGCCCGATCGTCCGAGCCCACCGCCACCAGCGAGCTGCGGGAGCGCGGGTACCTCGCCGCGCTCGCCACCGCCGGGATCGAACCGGACCCGGCGCTGCGGGTGCCGCTGCCGTCCTGGACGACGAGCTCGGCGGCGACGGCGTTCGCGACATGGCTCGACGAGCACCCCCTGCCCGACGCCGTGTTCGCGTTCACGGACTCGATCGCCTTCGGCGTGCTGCACGTCCTGGCCGCCCGAGGTGTCCGCGTCCCCGAGGACGTCAGCGTCATCGGGTTCGACGACATCGACGGTGCGGCGTACGCGATCCCCGCGCTCAGTACGGTGTCGTTCGACCGGCGGGCGTTCGCGACGGCAGCACTCGACCTGCTGACCCGACGGATCGAGGACCGGAGCCTGCCGCCCGAGACCGTGGTCGTGCCGCACCGCATCGTCGAGCGCGCGAGCGTCGCCGACCGCTGA
- a CDS encoding NAD(P)/FAD-dependent oxidoreductase, whose product MPQDTRPHVVIVGGGFAGVAAMRELADAPVRVTLVDRHVYNMFQPLMYQVATGGLNAGDVTYFLRSLRAKQDNAEFRHGLLTGIRTDERIAEMSDGEHLHYDYLVLANGVNTSYFGTPGAYEYAYSMYSRSQALRIRDELFTRLEEAAANQGPDEIKIVIVGGGATGVEMAGALAELRDQALEGAYPELDKGAITITLVHRSGELLKPFAPRLRRYAAKVLRKRGVVLRLNTGVSEVKTDGVMTADGEFIPASQVIWATGVAAHKEVSGWGLPQTSGGRIQVGDDLRVNGAERIFSAGDIAAQSEALAQLAQPALQGGRHVAKQIKRLLEGKPTEHFKYFDKGTMATIGTNAAVAQLRGGITLVGPVAWLAWVAVHIASLLGNGNRLSTLSHFFVRYLWFMRKRAIPIVGDVRPVRPNGDREPEPWQMQKSE is encoded by the coding sequence ATGCCCCAGGACACCCGCCCGCACGTCGTCATCGTCGGCGGTGGATTCGCCGGTGTCGCTGCCATGCGCGAGCTGGCGGACGCTCCCGTCCGGGTGACGCTCGTCGACCGGCACGTCTACAACATGTTCCAGCCCCTCATGTACCAGGTGGCGACGGGCGGACTGAACGCCGGCGACGTGACGTACTTCCTGCGCAGCCTGCGCGCCAAGCAGGACAACGCCGAGTTCCGGCACGGCCTGCTCACCGGCATCCGGACCGACGAACGCATCGCCGAGATGTCCGACGGCGAGCACCTGCACTACGACTACCTGGTGCTCGCGAACGGCGTGAACACGAGCTACTTCGGCACCCCGGGTGCCTACGAGTACGCGTACTCGATGTACTCCCGCTCGCAGGCCCTGCGGATCCGCGACGAGCTGTTCACCCGCTTGGAGGAAGCCGCCGCGAACCAGGGCCCCGACGAGATCAAGATCGTCATCGTCGGCGGCGGCGCGACCGGCGTCGAGATGGCCGGCGCACTCGCGGAGCTCCGCGACCAGGCACTCGAGGGGGCGTACCCCGAGCTGGACAAGGGCGCCATCACCATCACCCTCGTGCACCGCAGCGGCGAACTGCTCAAGCCGTTCGCCCCGCGCCTGCGCCGGTACGCGGCCAAGGTCCTGCGGAAGCGCGGCGTCGTCCTCCGGCTGAACACCGGCGTCTCCGAGGTCAAGACCGACGGCGTGATGACGGCCGACGGCGAGTTCATCCCCGCCTCGCAGGTCATCTGGGCCACCGGCGTCGCCGCCCACAAGGAGGTCTCGGGTTGGGGCCTGCCGCAGACCAGCGGCGGACGCATCCAGGTCGGCGACGACCTGCGCGTCAACGGCGCCGAGCGGATCTTCTCGGCCGGCGACATCGCGGCGCAGTCCGAAGCCCTCGCGCAGCTGGCCCAGCCGGCGCTGCAGGGTGGACGGCACGTCGCGAAGCAGATCAAGCGTCTGCTCGAGGGCAAGCCCACCGAGCACTTCAAGTACTTCGACAAGGGCACGATGGCGACCATCGGCACGAACGCCGCCGTCGCGCAGCTGCGGGGTGGCATCACACTCGTCGGGCCGGTCGCGTGGCTGGCGTGGGTCGCGGTGCACATCGCGTCACTGCTCGGCAACGGCAACCGGCTGTCGACGCTGTCGCACTTCTTCGTCCGCTACCTGTGGTTCATGCGGAAGCGCGCGATCCCGATCGTCGGCGACGTCCGGCCCGTGCGCCCGAACGGCGACCGCGAGCCGGAGCCGTGGCAGATGCAGAAGTCCGAGTAG
- a CDS encoding alpha/beta hydrolase codes for MTEPTASATGPARTGRPVPPGIPLVRRATWAALDWWYAISWQVRSLGPTTADDYRTGDGQPVVVIPGVYETWHFMRPLMDALHDRGHPVHVLPVLRHNLRPVPDSARDVFAYLEEHDLRNVLVLAHSKGGLIGKYAMTQLDDHGRIDRMVAVSTPFAGSGYARLAPVRHLRVFRAADPVLAGLARELDANARITSVYGVFDTLIPEGSELSGATNVRLPVGGHFRILGDVRTRDAVLAAADPA; via the coding sequence ATGACCGAGCCGACCGCCTCGGCGACCGGACCGGCGCGCACGGGCCGACCCGTGCCTCCCGGCATCCCGCTGGTGCGACGCGCGACGTGGGCCGCACTCGACTGGTGGTACGCGATCTCGTGGCAGGTGCGGAGCCTCGGGCCCACCACCGCTGACGACTACCGGACCGGCGACGGTCAGCCCGTCGTCGTGATCCCCGGCGTCTACGAGACCTGGCACTTCATGCGGCCGCTCATGGACGCCCTGCACGACCGCGGGCACCCGGTGCACGTGCTGCCGGTGCTGCGGCACAACCTGCGGCCGGTGCCGGACTCGGCGCGCGACGTGTTCGCGTACCTCGAGGAGCACGACCTGCGGAACGTGCTCGTGCTCGCGCACAGCAAGGGCGGGCTCATCGGGAAGTACGCGATGACCCAGCTCGACGACCACGGTCGCATCGACCGCATGGTCGCCGTGTCGACGCCGTTCGCCGGGTCGGGCTACGCGCGCCTGGCTCCGGTGCGGCACCTGCGGGTGTTCCGGGCGGCCGACCCCGTGCTGGCCGGACTGGCGCGGGAGCTCGACGCGAACGCCCGCATCACCTCGGTCTACGGGGTCTTCGACACGCTCATCCCCGAGGGCAGTGAACTCTCCGGGGCGACGAACGTGCGGCTGCCGGTGGGCGGGCACTTCCGGATCCTCGGTGACGTCCGCACGCGCGACGCGGTGCTGGCGGCCGCCGACCCGGCCTGA
- a CDS encoding PASTA domain-containing protein produces the protein MFSFVPVILHLGFILAVLALVFGIIALRRRIGKGMAGTVLGGVGIVLALTFGTVYGIGTSAPDTAPVQAADATDDGTDKVSVEVPDVVGMSVEEATGALEDAGFASDDSGADAADTVASQSPAAGSAVDKGSTVELTAAVADGSSATQPAPAGSKFDMTNTNRLDGTESDYTQWIDGYNDSFTSSNEYEQPAANMKYVLLTVHVTATTSGVDASSAAYDVALAGTDGSVYESEYLSDVKSMPSVTLGEGQSATGKIAFEVPNTFHGGIVSFGDGSVFVKTN, from the coding sequence GTGTTCTCGTTCGTCCCGGTCATCTTGCACCTGGGTTTCATCCTGGCTGTCCTCGCGCTGGTGTTCGGCATCATCGCCCTCCGTCGACGCATCGGGAAGGGGATGGCGGGGACGGTGCTCGGCGGAGTCGGCATCGTCCTCGCCCTGACGTTCGGCACGGTGTACGGGATTGGCACCTCAGCCCCCGATACCGCACCCGTGCAGGCCGCGGATGCCACCGACGACGGGACGGACAAGGTGTCGGTAGAGGTCCCCGATGTGGTCGGAATGTCGGTCGAAGAAGCGACCGGGGCGCTCGAGGACGCTGGCTTCGCATCGGACGACAGTGGCGCTGATGCAGCCGACACCGTCGCCAGCCAGTCGCCGGCCGCCGGTTCCGCGGTCGATAAGGGTTCGACAGTCGAACTGACTGCAGCGGTCGCGGACGGCTCGAGCGCGACCCAACCTGCTCCCGCCGGGTCCAAATTCGACATGACCAACACGAATCGACTCGACGGAACGGAATCCGACTACACACAGTGGATCGACGGGTACAACGACAGCTTCACTTCGTCGAACGAATACGAACAGCCAGCTGCCAACATGAAGTACGTGCTGCTGACTGTCCACGTCACGGCGACCACCTCAGGTGTCGACGCGAGCTCAGCTGCCTACGACGTCGCACTGGCCGGCACGGACGGTTCCGTGTACGAGTCGGAGTACCTCAGCGATGTGAAGAGCATGCCGAGCGTCACACTCGGCGAAGGGCAGAGTGCGACTGGCAAGATCGCGTTCGAAGTCCCGAACACCTTCCACGGCGGCATCGTGTCGTTCGGTGACGGCAGCGTGTTCGTGAAGACGAACTGA
- a CDS encoding ABC transporter permease subunit — translation MTKLDVRATTTAHTAPPPHPGLRRRTTWQRIRRDRVLLLMGLPGVALLLGFHYLPLLGNLIAFQEYLPFVPLGRSPWVGVENFAVIFDGDPEFLGALRNTLVITLVQVVFVFPAPIILALMLNSLLSERIKGVVQSILYLPHFLSWVIVVAVFQQILGGSGLVNNAIRAAGGDAIDFLGNPDGFIALLTSQVIWKDTGWATILFLAVLSSIDASLYEAAKMDGASRWRQLWHVTLPGMRGIIILLLILRLGDSLTVGFEQILLQQAAVGRAASEVLDTYVYNNGVLGGQWGVAAAVGLVKGVVGVLLVLGANKLAHVFGEAGVYQKESR, via the coding sequence GTGACGAAGCTCGACGTCCGCGCGACGACCACTGCGCACACTGCACCGCCGCCGCACCCCGGACTCCGACGGCGCACGACGTGGCAGCGGATCCGCCGCGACCGGGTGCTGCTGCTGATGGGCCTGCCGGGAGTCGCCCTGCTGCTCGGGTTCCACTACCTGCCGCTGCTCGGCAACCTCATCGCGTTCCAGGAGTACCTGCCCTTCGTCCCGCTCGGCCGGAGCCCGTGGGTCGGAGTCGAGAACTTCGCAGTGATCTTCGACGGGGACCCGGAGTTCCTCGGCGCGCTCCGGAACACCCTCGTGATCACCCTCGTGCAGGTCGTGTTCGTGTTCCCCGCACCGATCATCCTGGCGCTCATGCTCAACTCGCTGCTGTCCGAGCGGATCAAGGGCGTCGTGCAGTCGATCCTGTACCTGCCGCACTTCCTGTCGTGGGTGATCGTCGTCGCCGTGTTCCAGCAGATCCTCGGCGGCTCCGGGCTCGTGAACAACGCGATCCGCGCCGCGGGCGGTGACGCGATCGACTTCCTCGGCAACCCCGACGGGTTCATCGCCCTGCTCACCAGCCAGGTGATCTGGAAGGACACCGGCTGGGCGACGATCCTGTTCCTCGCCGTCCTCAGCTCGATCGACGCCAGCCTGTACGAGGCGGCGAAGATGGACGGCGCGTCGCGCTGGCGGCAGCTGTGGCACGTCACGCTGCCGGGCATGCGCGGCATCATCATCCTGCTGCTCATCCTGCGCCTCGGCGACTCGCTCACCGTCGGGTTCGAACAGATCCTCCTGCAGCAGGCCGCGGTCGGTCGAGCGGCCAGCGAGGTCCTCGACACCTACGTCTACAACAACGGCGTGCTCGGCGGGCAGTGGGGTGTCGCCGCGGCCGTCGGGCTCGTCAAGGGCGTCGTCGGCGTGCTGCTCGTCCTCGGCGCCAACAAGCTCGCGCACGTCTTCGGCGAAGCGGGCGTCTACCAGAAGGAGTCGCGATGA
- a CDS encoding VOC family protein, with translation MTSEDASMPTLAATVLQSPEPIALARFYGALTGWTVYEDDPTWARIRLAEGPGLSVQFEPEYVAPTWPGTADAPGMQLHLDFQVEDLPAAVARAEGLGATQAAFQPQDDVRVLLDPDGHPFCLFLPGA, from the coding sequence ATGACCAGCGAAGACGCCTCGATGCCGACGCTCGCCGCGACCGTCCTGCAGTCCCCGGAACCGATCGCCCTCGCCCGGTTCTACGGCGCCCTGACCGGGTGGACCGTGTACGAGGACGACCCGACCTGGGCCCGCATCCGCCTCGCCGAGGGCCCCGGCCTGTCCGTGCAGTTCGAGCCCGAGTACGTCGCCCCGACCTGGCCCGGCACCGCCGATGCCCCCGGCATGCAGCTGCACCTCGACTTCCAGGTGGAGGACCTGCCGGCAGCCGTCGCCCGCGCCGAGGGGCTCGGTGCCACACAGGCCGCGTTCCAACCGCAGGACGACGTCCGGGTGCTGCTCGACCCCGACGGGCACCCGTTCTGCCTGTTCCTGCCCGGGGCCTGA
- a CDS encoding dihydrofolate reductase family protein translates to MRKVTAGLFTSVDGVVQDPYEFQYDSFDDELGAGMGAFTARTDTVLLGRNSYLEWSEWWPAHPDDPFGQWINPIEKYVASTTLGDDLTWQNTTRIPGDLDTFVRELKERDGADIAVCGSVSVVRHLLFAGLLDELQLMVHPAIAGAGRKLFEPTDPATRLRLVDSTVTSKGNVVSTYARLDA, encoded by the coding sequence ATGCGCAAGGTCACCGCAGGGCTGTTCACGTCGGTCGACGGCGTCGTGCAGGACCCGTACGAGTTCCAGTACGACAGCTTCGACGACGAGCTCGGGGCCGGGATGGGCGCGTTCACGGCCCGCACCGACACCGTCCTGCTCGGCAGGAACAGCTACCTCGAGTGGTCCGAGTGGTGGCCAGCGCACCCCGACGACCCGTTCGGACAGTGGATCAACCCGATCGAGAAGTACGTGGCCTCCACGACGCTCGGCGACGACCTGACGTGGCAGAACACCACCAGGATCCCGGGCGACCTCGACACCTTCGTCCGCGAGCTCAAGGAGCGCGACGGGGCCGACATCGCGGTGTGCGGCAGCGTGAGCGTCGTCCGGCACCTGCTGTTCGCGGGGCTCCTGGACGAGCTGCAACTGATGGTGCACCCGGCGATCGCCGGCGCAGGCCGGAAGCTCTTCGAGCCGACCGACCCGGCCACGCGTCTGCGGCTGGTCGACAGCACCGTGACGAGCAAGGGGAACGTCGTGAGCACCTACGCACGGCTCGACGCCTGA
- a CDS encoding TetR/AcrR family transcriptional regulator — MARWQPGTRERLQAVALQLFASEGYDGTTVARIAAEAQVTERTFFRHFADKREVLFAGQDDFLAMFVDPIAAAPADAVPFDLVGRALDAAAGFFPEDRRSWSRARQGIIDANAALGERELGKLATLKARLGEVMRERGVPEPAATMAAETAVTVFHLSFAQWIAPGEERPFAAIVHERLDALATLVHPGR, encoded by the coding sequence ATGGCTCGCTGGCAACCCGGAACGCGTGAACGACTGCAGGCGGTCGCGCTGCAGCTCTTCGCGTCCGAGGGCTACGACGGCACGACGGTCGCGCGGATCGCCGCCGAGGCCCAGGTCACCGAGCGCACCTTCTTCCGGCACTTCGCCGACAAGCGCGAGGTCCTGTTCGCCGGACAGGACGACTTCCTCGCGATGTTCGTCGACCCGATCGCGGCTGCCCCGGCCGACGCGGTGCCGTTCGACCTCGTCGGCCGGGCCCTCGACGCCGCCGCCGGGTTCTTCCCCGAGGACCGCCGGTCGTGGTCGCGGGCCCGGCAGGGGATCATCGACGCGAACGCAGCGCTCGGCGAACGGGAGCTCGGCAAGCTCGCCACCCTGAAGGCACGCCTGGGCGAGGTCATGCGCGAGCGCGGCGTCCCCGAACCAGCGGCGACGATGGCCGCCGAGACCGCCGTGACGGTGTTCCACCTCTCCTTCGCACAGTGGATCGCCCCGGGTGAGGAGCGCCCGTTCGCTGCGATCGTGCACGAACGACTCGACGCCCTGGCGACGCTGGTGCACCCCGGTCGTTGA
- a CDS encoding alpha/beta hydrolase yields the protein MRAKVETIRIDGLPVRLHTAAPAGCVRSDVAPTVVLVHGIGMSHRSFARSQCALAATHRTVSVDLPGFGGLPGAGRTLPMAELGDLVVRAVRARGADDLVLVGQSMGAQVVTEAARQHPGAVGSVVLVSPVIPVERRSLPLVASDLFRDGAGEGFRMNSVLVTDYLRSVRQYIRELRPMLRYRLEDTIAEVRRPVLVVRGTEDPIVRRDWAVGVAARAPRGSFVELPGPHHVQERHPVAFARLVGEFRRSHASEGIR from the coding sequence GTGCGCGCCAAGGTGGAGACGATCCGGATCGACGGCCTGCCGGTGCGCCTGCACACCGCGGCGCCCGCTGGATGTGTGCGCAGCGACGTCGCCCCCACCGTGGTGCTCGTCCACGGCATCGGGATGTCCCACCGCTCGTTCGCCCGGTCACAGTGTGCGCTCGCCGCGACCCACCGCACCGTCAGCGTCGACCTGCCCGGCTTCGGTGGGCTGCCCGGTGCCGGCCGGACCCTGCCGATGGCCGAACTCGGCGACCTGGTCGTCCGGGCCGTCCGTGCGCGGGGTGCCGACGACCTCGTGCTCGTCGGGCAGTCGATGGGTGCGCAGGTCGTGACGGAGGCAGCCCGGCAGCACCCCGGGGCCGTCGGCTCCGTCGTCCTGGTCAGCCCGGTGATCCCGGTGGAGCGGCGGTCCCTGCCGCTGGTGGCATCCGACCTGTTCCGCGACGGAGCGGGTGAGGGGTTCCGGATGAACAGCGTGCTCGTCACCGACTACCTGCGGAGCGTCCGGCAGTACATCCGTGAGCTGCGCCCGATGCTCCGCTACCGGCTGGAGGACACGATCGCCGAGGTGCGCCGACCCGTCCTCGTCGTCCGGGGCACCGAGGACCCGATCGTGCGCCGCGACTGGGCCGTCGGCGTGGCAGCCCGTGCACCGCGAGGATCGTTCGTCGAACTCCCGGGGCCGCACCACGTGCAGGAGCGGCACCCCGTCGCGTTCGCCCGACTCGTCGGCGAGTTCCGACGCTCGCACGCTTCGGAGGGGATCCGATGA
- a CDS encoding SDR family oxidoreductase, whose protein sequence is MHVFVTGASGWIGSHTVDDLLAAGHTVTGLARSDASAAALEVKGVSVVRGDLDDLDAIRRGASEAEGVLHLANKHDWANAAATNASERAAVETIGAALVGTDRPFVLASGVAGLAQGRPSTEADANPFVGPDSMRGGSENRGFDFVDQGVRTIAARFAPTTHGTGDHGFIAAIVGAARQRGVSGYVGDGTNSWSAVHVTDAARLVRLGLEQAPAGTRLHAVAETAIPTRAIAEAIGEVLALPVTSIDPADADAHFGFIGRFFGMEMSATSEATRELLGWQPTGPGLLEDIAAGAYSGVRVA, encoded by the coding sequence ATGCACGTGTTCGTCACCGGGGCCTCCGGCTGGATCGGCTCCCACACCGTCGACGACCTGCTCGCCGCCGGACACACCGTCACCGGGCTCGCCCGGTCCGACGCCTCGGCCGCAGCGCTCGAGGTGAAGGGCGTCTCCGTCGTCCGGGGCGATCTCGACGACCTGGACGCCATCCGCCGGGGCGCTTCCGAGGCCGAGGGCGTGCTGCACCTCGCCAACAAGCACGACTGGGCGAACGCCGCCGCTACGAACGCCAGCGAGCGCGCCGCCGTCGAGACCATCGGCGCTGCCCTCGTCGGCACCGACCGCCCGTTCGTCCTCGCGTCGGGCGTCGCCGGGCTCGCCCAGGGCCGCCCCTCGACCGAAGCGGACGCCAACCCCTTCGTCGGTCCGGACAGCATGCGTGGCGGCAGCGAGAACCGCGGCTTCGACTTCGTCGACCAGGGCGTGCGCACGATCGCGGCCCGGTTCGCGCCCACCACGCACGGCACCGGTGACCACGGCTTCATCGCCGCGATCGTCGGCGCAGCCCGGCAGCGCGGCGTCTCCGGCTACGTGGGCGACGGCACCAACAGCTGGTCCGCCGTGCACGTCACCGACGCCGCCCGGCTCGTCCGCCTCGGTCTGGAGCAGGCCCCCGCCGGCACGCGGCTGCACGCCGTCGCCGAGACGGCGATCCCGACCCGGGCGATCGCCGAAGCCATCGGCGAGGTCCTCGCGCTGCCGGTGACCTCGATCGACCCGGCGGACGCGGACGCGCACTTCGGGTTCATCGGGCGGTTCTTCGGCATGGAGATGTCCGCCACCTCCGAGGCCACCCGCGAGCTCCTCGGGTGGCAGCCGACCGGCCCCGGCCTGCTCGAGGACATCGCCGCTGGCGCCTACTCCGGCGTGCGGGTCGCGTAG